TCGCCAGCTTTAGAGATACCGCTGCAACGCCAAGCAAAATTGTGGTTTATGAAAATGGCCAACCGAAGAAATTTGACAGCTTCCAACACCCTGAGCTGACATCACCTTTCGATATTGCCATTGATGCCTCTGGGGATGCCTGGGTGAGCTACAGAAGTGGCGGTCGCAGCGGCCAGGGAGGGATTGGCCACTTCAGCTTCGACTCAAAGGATGGAATCAGACTGATTCAAACGATTGAGTCCCGAGACCTGAATGTTCCCTTCGGAATTGCAACCGCATCGGATGGGAGTATTTGGGTCGCCAACAACGGTGGGCCTCCTCGCTATAAATCCAGAACCGTATGCAAAATCGACCCGATCACCGGAGAAGTGGAAACATTCTCCATCAATGCATCAAAGGAATCGGGCCCTTGGGGCCTCAACCTTGACGGCGCGAACAATGTCTACGTTGCCAACTTTGAAGATCTCTCCATTTCCGTGCTGAATGGATCCGGCGTCGATTCACTTTACGGTCATGAACCAGGCACAGCACTCTCACCCGAGGGTGGATATGACTTTGACGGCAACATCATGCGTCCAACAGGGTTGGAAGTGGATAGTGCTGGGAACGTCTGGGTCGCCAACAATTACAACGAAAAAGCTGACCTCTATGGCCAGCACAGCGTGTTTCAGGCCATAGGCCTTGCAGACCCAGTGAAGACGCCACTCATTGGCCCAGTGGAACCACTGCTCTGGACAACAACGCCTCAATCTCTGGTCTGATGATCTTCATCGGATCAAGGTCACATCGCCATCATCTGGTCACTGACCAACTCATACGCAGATGCTCACTCTGGCTGAGCCGTTGGGTTTGTGATGCACTGATGCCAAGGTGAGAGTGCGGTTCAGTGATCTCAACACCCTTGATCATGTTGCCAGCCTGGCTCAACCTCACCAGAACAGTGCGTTTCGGCGACACCGATGCTGCCGGCGTGATGCATTTCCATCAGCTGTTGCGCTGGTGCCATGAGGCATGGGAAGAGAGCCTGGAGCTCTATGGAATTGAAGCCAAAACGGTTTTTCCTGGATGTCGTGACCAAGAACGCTGGCCCGACACTGCACTCCCAGTGGTGCAATGCAGCGCCAACTTCAAAAAAGCGGTGCATGGGGGAGATCGGCTCGTCGTAAGACTGACTCCACAACGGATTGATCAGGGATGTTTTGAAGTTCGCAGCCAATTTCTGCTGAACGAACAGGAAGTCGCCAATGGCTTGATCAGACAGCTGGCCATCAATGTGCCAACGCGGCGACGCTGCCCGTTACCTGATGCAATCTCACGCTGGCTCGAGGCTGCAGAAATCGGACAAATCAAAGAACTCTGAGCCCACAACTCAGCCAACCTCCAAACCGGGACAGTGTCGGATCGACGCCAGCCCCCGAAAGCCGTTGGCGGCACAATTGCGACATCGACAAGTTCAAGAATCAGCTCACGCATCAGGCATCCGCAACGCAGGCAACCGTCAAAGAACACTGAAAATATTTGCACCAAAGCTAATTTGTGGGTCGTTTTCCAAATTCCGATGGATTTGAGAATTCTGATTGTGGCTTTGCCTATTCTTCTTGCCCTGAGCTGGGCAGCCTTCAACATTGGCAGAGCCGCAACCAGCCAACTACAAATTGCGATTAAGCAATACAAAATCAACCAAACATACTGAAAGATATTCCTCAACCCCATTCAATTACATCATTCATCACCTCTTTAACAATTGAAGTTGTCCTGCAGCATTTTAAAAGTCTCAAGGCTCAACATTGAGCAAAGATTGCCAGGCTTCTCGATTCGCAAGTGATACCAGCTCTCCACAATGTTCGACACCTCTGCGGCATTTACAGCATCTTCAGACGCTGAAACGACGTTTGACACTTCGGCTGCATTTACCGCACCGTCTCACAACATCACGCCACCTTCAGGCCTGGAACCCTGCCTCGGCGGCGAACTGAGATTGCAGGCCATCTGGGTCGATGAAAAAGTGTGCGTCGGATGTCGATATTGTGCCCACGTGGCAACGAACACCTTCCTGATGGATCAGGACACGGGAAAGTGCAGAGCAATTCGCCAAGACGGTGATTCAACCATGGTGATCAACGAAGCTATTGACACCTGTCCAGTGGACTGCATCCATTGGATCAGCTTCGAAGAATTGATTGAAAAGAAAAAGGAAGAAATGGCTAAAGCTGCCTATTAAACAGCTCAGCCCACCACAAAAATACTAGTAAAGACTTTCACAATTCCAACAACAATCAATCCCGAAAGAATCACGAAGGATGGAATGATATAACGGAACGCCTTATCCGAGGGTCTCTCATACAATACTTTCTCTGCGAACGACTTTGTAGGGCCGAAATTCAGGTGATCTTCAATTGACATCATCATGTCGTTTGAAGTTAACTTCTCTTGCCAATCGTAAGAATATCGCGGGAATTCCTGATAAACAGGGGCTTCACCAACAGCTCGGCCGGGCAAAACTCTTGACATCTCAAGAGGCACACTGTCGTAGCCAAACCTCTGCATGTACTCCTCACTGTTGAGGACCAGATCAACAAAAGTCTCGAATCCCTTTTCAGCAATGACGATCGAATAAGTTAACTTTTCGGTGTTATCTTTCACCTTGCGACCTAAAGCCCTGCCGATGACCTGTTCAACAAGGCGATAATTACTATTACAAGCAACATAACCCCGCAAAAAACGGTCCGAAAGCAACAGACCGCGAATGAAATCTCTTACCGTAATTGAACCATTTCTAAGCTGAGATTCAAGATAGCGATCTCTGTCGCTACTCATTGCATGAAAATAGATCTGGCGATAACAACGGTTAATGACATCGCCAGCGTTATCAACAACATCCCCTTCCATGGAGGGAGCAGCAATTGTGCTCACACGAATATTTTGAGAAGCAGGTCGAAAGGGCCGAAGGGGAACTGGCAACGAAGAAACCCAGCAAAACTCAGAAAATTACACTAAGAGTTTGCCGATATGCCAGCGGGAAAAACCGCAAACTAATTCACAATTCAGGCACCAAAACAGGGGGGTGAAATTAATTTGATACGCGCATCTGTGGCAAAGACAACGTTGCCTTTTGCTGCTTTCTTCTTGTGCGCGAATACACCGGGCAAGGTCAAGGCATCAGCCAAAGGCACTCGAGCAGATCACTGTCCAGGCCTGGGCGATTCTCGCCATCACGTCAAACGGCTTAACAGGCAGATTCATCGGCCATTCGGTTGAGCGCACCATTTGTCCCAACTTCACAAACATCCCAGTCTCCGGTGGATAAAACGGAGCAGATCCGCCTCAAGATTGACAGTGAAAATGCAACCAAGCAGCAAGGAAGTTCATCTCAGTGCAAATCCTTGCGGATGAATCTGGGATGAATCACTTCGGCACGGATTCAGAACAGCTGAGCTGATGACTGAGCTGATTGTTGAGCTGTCAACCAGTTCTGCCATCGCGGACGCTCCCACTTCCCTGCTGCAGAGCATTGCAACTCCTGGCACTGAACCCAGTAGAGAGGGCGTTCCGGTGCGGGCCAGTCGGACACCAATCTGTGCAAGCGGTCCCAACCGTCCGACGGCTCGTCCACCGACGACCAGCGAACAAGAGCCACCAGACGTTGTCCCCATTCACGGTTCACCACCCCGAGCAACAGCACGGCATCAAGCGGTAACCCTTGCTTGCGAGCCTCCATCAGCAGTCTTTGCTCCAGTTGTGAAGGGAACACCGTGACCCCACCGGACTGGATGGCGTGATCGATTCGCCCCAAGAGATGCAGCTGGGGATCAGTTGATGAGCCTTCAAGTTCCGCCAGATCAGCTGAATGCCACCAACCGTCCCCATCCGACAATGCACAGAGCACCCCTGCATCATCCAGCCTGGCCACAGCTAACCGATTGCAGTGCACCGCCAGAGCGCCCTGCTGATTCACTCGCAGACGAACACCGTCAAGGGGGCGACCACAACCACCCATCCCCGCCAGAAAATCAAGCGGTGCCTGGGCCGTCACCATGGCGGCCGTCTCCGTCGCGCCGTAACAGGGGGCAAGCCTGATGCCCAGGTCGCGGGATTGATCGGCCAGCTCATCTGGCAATGCTGCACCCCCAACCCAGATCAGCGCCATCTCACATAACCAGGCGCGACCACAGGGTTCGGCCAGCAGCCGACGCAGTTGGGTGGGCACCAGCGACAGCACCATCGGCCGCTGTTGCCAGCCTGGATGGCAACGGCTGTGTTTGAGAAGTTGCGCCGGCTGTTTAATCAGAGCGGGCGAGATCCAGGCGTGATCTGCGCCCCACTGACGGGCACGCCACCAGGGCATCAGACCGCTCACGTGCTGAAACGGCAGGGGGTTCCAAACCAGAGTTGAGGCTGGATCCAAGCCGATCGTCTTCAGCCACGACCCGCAGGCCCGGGCAGAACGATCCAGATTCGACAGGGGATGGAGGCAGAGCTGTCGTCCGCCGCTGCTTCCACCAGTTGACAGCACCAGCCCTGGTCCAGGCGGCCAATCCAGGCCATCAGCATCCAGGACTTGCCGCTCAGGCTGAACTCCGGAACCGATCAGACGCACCCAAACCTGATCGGCCAGGGCCAGCTCGAGAGCAGCAGCAGCCTGACCAGGCTGAGCAGGGTCACAGTGCAGATCCCTCAGGCCAACCATCAGCGGCCCAACTCAGCGGCGGCCCACACCTGCGCAGGATCAGAGCTGAACAGGCGACCTTCAGGACACCAACCTGGCGCCAGCCCGGGAGCCACGGGAGTAGGACCTCGCTGCTGAAGCCCTGCCATTAACGCCAGCCAGCGGAAGCCGATACCGGTTTCGAAAACAGTGCTGAGCATCAGCCGCGGCCGGCCTTCCTGCAACTGGCGCAGCAGAAGTCGAGGATCTCCCTCCAGCAGGGGTCGCCGCACCTGCCAACCCTGCCACTGCTCCCGCAGAGCAGGCTGCTTCAGCAACGACTCATCCAGAGCGACCGGCACACGCTTCGCCAAATCCCCCAGGCCTTGAAGATCGTCCACTGCCAGTGGCTGCTCCAGCCAATCCAGACGGGGATCACCCTCCAGCACTCCAGCCCATCGATCCGCCTCAAACCGATCCCAGCCGGCATTGGCGTCCAGGCGCAGACGCGCCTCTGGTGGAAGACGGTCCAGAAGCCTGGAGAGCAATGACCATTCCAGATCCGCATCCATTGCGGCCACCTTCCACTTCACAGTGATGGGATGCCCGACTGGATGAGTCGCCAGCAGCTGGTCCAGCGTCGTAAGCATGGCCGGACCAGCGGGCAAAAGACAGGCCGAGCTCGGAGCAGGAAGCCATGCCTGAACAAGGCCATCCAGCTCTGCCAACGCAGCGCCGAGCGCAAAGGCGACTTCAGCCGGCAGCTTCGGCAGAAGAGCCTCAAGCTGGTCCCGTTTGCACTCCATATCCACAGAGTTCTGCCATTGCGACAAAGCCCGCACACAGGCCGGACGGTCTGCTGGATCGAGCGGAGCCACCTCCCCCCATCCCACGCGGCCGGAGATCGCACAGGTCAGACGCAGCAACCAACCCTCACGCTGCTGCCAAGCGCCAGAAGCGGTTCTCAGCGGACCCGACAGGGAATAGGCATAGGAGCGGATCGCCAGTTGCAGCGCCATTCACTTAACCCGGCAGCAGAACAGGGGAGCCAAACCATGGCCCCAGGCCCAGACCGATACTCAGACCGAGGCCATTCAGTGCCTGGAATCGCAATGCGAGGAACTTGCTGCCAGTGATGCGTTCAGGCTCGTCATGATGCCAGCGAAGCAAGCGAATCAACGCTGAGGCCGCAGGTAACCCCAGGGCTCCGAGAAGTGCGGTGGGTGGCCAATCGCCATGCAGCACGGGGGCCCACTCCAGGGCAAGAGTCCCAGCAACGAACCACGGCACCAGAGACGCCGCCCGCGCAGTCCCCATGCGTACAACAGGAGACTGCTTGCCGTGTGCCGCATCCTGCTCGACCTGATGAAAATG
Above is a window of Synechococcus sp. BIOS-E4-1 DNA encoding:
- a CDS encoding thioesterase family protein, which codes for MLPAWLNLTRTVRFGDTDAAGVMHFHQLLRWCHEAWEESLELYGIEAKTVFPGCRDQERWPDTALPVVQCSANFKKAVHGGDRLVVRLTPQRIDQGCFEVRSQFLLNEQEVANGLIRQLAINVPTRRRCPLPDAISRWLEAAEIGQIKEL
- a CDS encoding photosystem II protein Y, which codes for MDLRILIVALPILLALSWAAFNIGRAATSQLQIAIKQYKINQTY
- a CDS encoding ferredoxin, whose product is MFDTSAAFTASSDAETTFDTSAAFTAPSHNITPPSGLEPCLGGELRLQAIWVDEKVCVGCRYCAHVATNTFLMDQDTGKCRAIRQDGDSTMVINEAIDTCPVDCIHWISFEELIEKKKEEMAKAAY
- a CDS encoding phycobilisome rod-core linker polypeptide; translated protein: MEGDVVDNAGDVINRCYRQIYFHAMSSDRDRYLESQLRNGSITVRDFIRGLLLSDRFLRGYVACNSNYRLVEQVIGRALGRKVKDNTEKLTYSIVIAEKGFETFVDLVLNSEEYMQRFGYDSVPLEMSRVLPGRAVGEAPVYQEFPRYSYDWQEKLTSNDMMMSIEDHLNFGPTKSFAEKVLYERPSDKAFRYIIPSFVILSGLIVVGIVKVFTSIFVVG
- a CDS encoding AMP-binding protein, whose amino-acid sequence is MVGLRDLHCDPAQPGQAAAALELALADQVWVRLIGSGVQPERQVLDADGLDWPPGPGLVLSTGGSSGGRQLCLHPLSNLDRSARACGSWLKTIGLDPASTLVWNPLPFQHVSGLMPWWRARQWGADHAWISPALIKQPAQLLKHSRCHPGWQQRPMVLSLVPTQLRRLLAEPCGRAWLCEMALIWVGGAALPDELADQSRDLGIRLAPCYGATETAAMVTAQAPLDFLAGMGGCGRPLDGVRLRVNQQGALAVHCNRLAVARLDDAGVLCALSDGDGWWHSADLAELEGSSTDPQLHLLGRIDHAIQSGGVTVFPSQLEQRLLMEARKQGLPLDAVLLLGVVNREWGQRLVALVRWSSVDEPSDGWDRLHRLVSDWPAPERPLYWVQCQELQCSAAGKWERPRWQNWLTAQQSAQSSAQLF
- a CDS encoding o-succinylbenzoate synthase is translated as MALQLAIRSYAYSLSGPLRTASGAWQQREGWLLRLTCAISGRVGWGEVAPLDPADRPACVRALSQWQNSVDMECKRDQLEALLPKLPAEVAFALGAALAELDGLVQAWLPAPSSACLLPAGPAMLTTLDQLLATHPVGHPITVKWKVAAMDADLEWSLLSRLLDRLPPEARLRLDANAGWDRFEADRWAGVLEGDPRLDWLEQPLAVDDLQGLGDLAKRVPVALDESLLKQPALREQWQGWQVRRPLLEGDPRLLLRQLQEGRPRLMLSTVFETGIGFRWLALMAGLQQRGPTPVAPGLAPGWCPEGRLFSSDPAQVWAAAELGR